In Paenibacillus ihbetae, the following are encoded in one genomic region:
- a CDS encoding GNAT family N-acetyltransferase: MEYIRITSIEDPLFRSMHNLMKEVFPPEEVLEYELWKEPLEDPGIRVFVALHEGEVVGTTEYRYYEDWNVAMTDFTIIGREGLGIGRFLAQHRLKDLHALAAAKGKELLGMFAEIYDPYRVSDYEFGGIKPMDPFVRREVLSHLGYKRTDIDYVHPSWNNDGEAVTGLDFCFMPSDDSMSELPAELIVNFLTRYYAVLPEKPQAWLDMVAKLKQREKVALLPL, from the coding sequence ATGGAATATATTCGGATTACTAGTATCGAGGACCCGCTGTTTCGCAGCATGCACAATCTGATGAAAGAGGTGTTTCCGCCTGAGGAGGTGCTGGAATACGAGCTGTGGAAGGAACCGCTTGAGGACCCCGGTATCCGCGTGTTTGTAGCGCTGCATGAAGGGGAAGTGGTCGGGACGACCGAGTACCGGTATTACGAGGATTGGAACGTGGCGATGACCGACTTTACGATCATCGGCCGCGAAGGACTCGGCATCGGCCGGTTCCTCGCGCAGCATCGTTTGAAGGACCTGCATGCCCTGGCGGCGGCCAAAGGGAAAGAGCTGCTTGGCATGTTTGCCGAAATTTATGATCCTTATCGGGTCAGCGACTACGAATTCGGCGGAATCAAGCCGATGGATCCGTTTGTACGGCGCGAGGTGCTCTCGCATCTTGGCTACAAACGTACCGATATCGACTATGTCCACCCGTCCTGGAACAACGACGGGGAGGCGGTAACCGGCCTGGACTTCTGCTTCATGCCGAGCGATGACAGCATGTCGGAGCTGCCTGCCGAGCTGATCGTGAATTTCCTGACGCGCTACTACGCCGTCCTGCCGGAAAAGCCGCAAGCATGGCTTGATATGGTGGCAAAGCTCAAGCAGCGGGAGAAGGTAGCGCTGCTTCCCCTGTAA
- a CDS encoding GNAT family N-acetyltransferase, producing the protein MSSYFQRFYVFDGDRPVPVVIRGYTADDFDELIVIQSETFPPPYPSEQWWNKEQLTQHITRFPEGALCVEVDGVLAGSITSLIVDYDPSEPAHSWADTTDNGYIRTHTPDGNTLYIADICVRPRFRKLGLGKWLIQSLYHVTVQRGLDRLLGGGRMPGYHKYADRMSAESYLEAVVQGKLHDPVITFLLRCGRTPIGVAADYLEDEESCNYGALMEWRNPFKAVRGGLS; encoded by the coding sequence ATGAGCAGCTATTTTCAGCGGTTTTACGTATTTGACGGCGACCGGCCGGTACCGGTTGTCATACGCGGCTATACGGCGGACGATTTCGACGAGCTGATCGTGATTCAATCCGAAACCTTCCCGCCGCCGTATCCATCCGAGCAGTGGTGGAACAAGGAACAGCTGACCCAGCATATAACCCGGTTTCCCGAGGGCGCGTTATGCGTGGAGGTGGACGGGGTGCTGGCCGGATCGATTACCTCGCTGATCGTGGATTACGATCCTTCGGAGCCGGCTCATTCCTGGGCGGATACAACGGACAACGGGTATATCCGGACCCATACACCGGACGGCAATACGCTTTATATCGCGGATATATGCGTGAGACCCCGGTTTCGTAAACTGGGGCTGGGCAAATGGCTCATCCAGTCGCTGTACCATGTGACCGTGCAGCGCGGGCTGGACCGCCTGCTGGGCGGCGGCCGGATGCCGGGCTATCACAAGTACGCGGACAGGATGAGTGCCGAATCCTATCTGGAGGCGGTCGTCCAGGGGAAGCTGCATGACCCGGTGATTACGTTCCTGCTTCGCTGCGGGCGCACGCCGATCGGCGTCGCGGCCGATTATCTGGAGGATGAGGAGTCATGCAATTACGGGGCTTTGATGGAATGGCGCAATCCGTTTAAAGCTGTACGGGGCGGGCTTAGTTAA
- a CDS encoding carbon-nitrogen hydrolase family protein, with product MKFRVSAVQYHLHTIQSFDDFAQQSEHYIRTAEEFEANFVLFPEFFTTQLMSIGDDQGKALSINDLPDFTDRYLELFVRLAKQYNMHIIGGTHVIRRAGKLYNVAHLFYPDGRVAEQAKIHITPSEVTGWNMGAGEGLEVFETEYGTIAMLTCYDIEFPEIVRMAKAKGADVIFCPSCTDDRHGFHRVRYTSHARAIENQVYVVLTGTVGSLPTVDLMRANFGQAAIITPNDVPFPPKGLLAEGELNHDMIITADLDLDLLYQVREKGSVTTWRDRRTDLYPDWE from the coding sequence ATGAAATTCCGCGTTTCCGCCGTGCAGTACCATCTGCACACGATCCAATCGTTTGATGATTTCGCTCAGCAATCAGAGCATTACATACGGACAGCCGAAGAGTTTGAAGCTAATTTCGTGCTGTTTCCCGAATTCTTCACAACCCAGCTGATGTCCATTGGGGACGACCAGGGAAAGGCGCTATCGATCAATGATTTGCCGGATTTCACGGACCGCTATCTGGAGCTGTTCGTCCGGCTTGCCAAGCAATATAACATGCATATTATCGGCGGCACGCATGTGATTCGGCGGGCAGGAAAGCTGTATAACGTGGCGCATCTGTTCTACCCGGACGGGCGCGTGGCCGAGCAAGCCAAGATCCATATCACTCCGTCGGAGGTTACCGGATGGAATATGGGGGCAGGCGAGGGGCTCGAGGTGTTCGAGACCGAATATGGCACGATTGCCATGCTGACCTGCTATGATATCGAATTCCCTGAAATTGTGCGGATGGCGAAGGCCAAGGGCGCCGACGTCATTTTCTGTCCGTCCTGCACGGATGACCGGCACGGCTTCCACCGCGTCCGGTATACGAGTCACGCCCGTGCGATCGAGAACCAGGTCTATGTCGTGCTGACCGGCACGGTCGGCTCGCTGCCGACGGTCGATTTGATGCGGGCCAATTTCGGCCAGGCGGCCATTATTACGCCGAATGACGTTCCGTTTCCCCCGAAAGGACTGCTGGCCGAAGGCGAGCTGAACCACGATATGATTATTACAGCCGATCTGGATTTAGACCTGTTGTATCAGGTCCGGGAGAAAGGTTCCGTTACGACGTGGCGCGACCGCCGCACGGATCTTTATCCGGATTGGGAGTAA
- a CDS encoding PrsW family glutamic-type intramembrane protease, protein MSITMVRTRIRDAVEQVYEAARAWLAKHPLVIKVYYAFSWLSLIFLLISLIFVRDSRLMMVQYLWSFYVLLQFWLLCRSKTLPWKHVSLMVLSGVILVVPLTNLTIQLLHLIFGGRTSDTWSMAVATPIVEEALKLLPLAAFLFFSRRASALSLSDYVLLGAAPGVGFQLIEELSRRWVNDGYLARQYDYSVTLLGGKTIHWDLFTLFPGYFEESIVPLMMSEGHPLHTAVISLGVGFAVRFRRKLTPWVYLFPVILLLWAILNHVAWNGQSRLPDWIMTVHEWTGEGYRVKDMFLLMLAGGLIMDYVDLNKVRQRLPRYGQEPMLNPFSELFHTLTALFSSRKRFGNLLAFYRARRELGFSFLYGNEEAKSRELTVHEHLQKYGVLLGALAVLLLAAGVFSGFQMVQTPDSACFACLFDSLQSWWDRLSGWEQAAIVLGAFALGFMFVGFWPALGLALTGLDIASSGHSIASYIRDPKKLLSPQHVLAGLTAFLLDRIPVGRGLRWLSDRLGPRAKGLLDAIQSKLGLKPKPDGDTRGMPDRHETPNGKPEPENRQPDDKPEDTKPGQNKPNDKPEDNRPDENKPDENKPDVNKPDENKSGENHPPENKPEDSGLTEPTTSGGEPRGNYETPDPNDPRPIMRQNETADLLASQGYDVEMLPGTKGGNGHGILPESNPDFLINGKAFDCYSPDTGNVRNIWSTVVGKTERQAGGIVLNLDDYTGSMDKLMKQFDDWPIEGLDELFVVKDGTITRWFPK, encoded by the coding sequence ATGTCCATCACGATGGTCCGAACCCGCATTCGGGATGCGGTGGAGCAAGTATACGAAGCAGCGCGCGCCTGGCTCGCGAAGCACCCTTTGGTCATAAAGGTTTACTATGCATTTTCCTGGCTTTCCTTGATCTTTCTCCTGATCAGCCTCATCTTTGTTAGGGATTCCCGTCTCATGATGGTTCAGTACCTCTGGTCATTCTACGTGCTGCTGCAGTTCTGGCTGCTCTGCCGGAGCAAAACGCTCCCGTGGAAGCATGTCAGCCTGATGGTGCTGTCCGGAGTCATCCTGGTCGTGCCGCTTACGAACCTAACGATTCAGCTGCTGCATCTGATCTTTGGCGGCCGCACCTCGGATACCTGGTCCATGGCCGTAGCCACCCCCATTGTGGAAGAAGCCCTGAAGCTGCTGCCGCTCGCGGCATTCCTGTTCTTCTCCCGAAGGGCGTCTGCGCTAAGCCTCAGCGATTACGTGCTCCTGGGCGCAGCCCCGGGCGTCGGCTTCCAACTCATCGAGGAGCTCTCCAGACGCTGGGTCAATGACGGTTATCTTGCCCGGCAGTACGACTACAGCGTAACGTTGTTAGGCGGCAAAACGATCCATTGGGACCTGTTCACCCTATTTCCGGGATACTTCGAGGAAAGCATTGTACCGTTAATGATGAGTGAAGGTCATCCCTTACATACCGCAGTGATTTCCCTTGGCGTCGGATTCGCCGTCCGTTTCCGTCGTAAGCTGACTCCGTGGGTCTACCTGTTTCCGGTCATCCTGCTCCTCTGGGCCATATTGAATCACGTGGCATGGAACGGGCAAAGCCGGCTGCCGGACTGGATCATGACCGTCCACGAATGGACCGGGGAAGGCTACCGGGTCAAAGACATGTTCCTGCTTATGCTGGCGGGCGGCTTGATCATGGACTACGTCGACTTGAACAAGGTTAGACAGCGCCTGCCTAGGTACGGTCAGGAGCCCATGCTTAATCCGTTCTCCGAGTTGTTTCATACCCTAACCGCGCTGTTCAGCAGCAGAAAAAGGTTCGGAAATCTCCTTGCCTTTTACAGAGCAAGGCGTGAGCTCGGCTTCTCCTTTCTATATGGGAATGAAGAGGCTAAGAGCCGGGAACTTACCGTTCATGAGCATTTGCAAAAATACGGGGTGCTGCTCGGAGCCCTGGCCGTTCTCCTGCTTGCCGCAGGCGTCTTCTCGGGATTTCAGATGGTGCAGACCCCGGATTCCGCCTGCTTCGCCTGCCTGTTCGATTCGCTTCAGAGCTGGTGGGACCGCCTCAGCGGGTGGGAGCAGGCAGCGATCGTTCTCGGCGCGTTCGCCCTGGGCTTTATGTTCGTCGGGTTCTGGCCCGCCCTCGGGCTTGCCTTGACCGGACTCGATATCGCATCAAGCGGACACAGCATTGCCAGCTACATCCGCGATCCGAAGAAGCTGCTCTCGCCGCAGCATGTGCTGGCGGGGCTCACGGCCTTTCTTCTCGACCGGATTCCGGTAGGAAGAGGGCTGCGATGGCTGTCTGACCGGCTGGGACCGAGAGCAAAGGGCCTGCTGGATGCCATTCAATCGAAGCTCGGCCTTAAACCAAAGCCGGACGGCGACACGCGGGGCATGCCTGACCGGCATGAAACTCCGAACGGAAAGCCGGAGCCCGAGAACCGGCAGCCGGACGATAAGCCGGAAGACACTAAACCCGGCCAAAACAAGCCCAACGATAAACCGGAAGATAACAGACCTGACGAGAATAAACCCGATGAGAATAAACCAGATGTGAATAAACCCGACGAAAATAAATCCGGGGAGAATCATCCGCCGGAGAACAAGCCGGAGGATTCCGGCTTGACCGAGCCTACTACGTCCGGCGGCGAGCCGCGAGGCAATTACGAAACGCCTGATCCCAACGACCCGCGGCCGATCATGCGGCAAAACGAAACCGCCGACCTGCTGGCCTCGCAAGGGTACGATGTTGAAATGCTCCCCGGCACGAAGGGCGGCAACGGACACGGCATTCTGCCCGAATCTAATCCGGATTTTCTGATCAACGGCAAAGCCTTTGACTGTTATTCGCCTGATACGGGCAACGTCCGGAATATCTGGTCCACGGTTGTTGGCAAAACCGAGCGGCAGGCCGGCGGCATCGTTCTGAATCTCGACGATTACACGGGCTCGATGGATAAGCTGATGAAACAGTTCGATGATTGGCCGATCGAGGGCCTTGACGAGCTGTTCGTTGTTAAAGACGGGACCATCACGAGATGGTTTCCAAAATAG
- a CDS encoding SitI3 family protein — MFYNLYLGTGSSFEELSATLVTLHAGDGDVIRHTPEELVISFDWATMTAQEGGQGLMFKSEDYGMPLRFSLWFDILPSQPDWAEKLMAFTGRLLSRIGGDCILESNGDTPILTRTGSRIVVDDKKLKGTAKFPFHALKLSFVEGDLEKV, encoded by the coding sequence GTGTTTTACAATTTATATTTGGGAACAGGCTCATCGTTCGAGGAACTGAGCGCAACGCTTGTAACGCTGCATGCCGGGGACGGGGACGTCATTCGACATACGCCGGAGGAGCTTGTCATTTCATTCGACTGGGCAACCATGACCGCCCAAGAAGGCGGACAGGGATTGATGTTCAAAAGCGAGGATTACGGCATGCCGCTCCGGTTCAGCCTGTGGTTCGACATCCTGCCGAGCCAGCCGGACTGGGCAGAGAAGCTTATGGCGTTCACAGGGCGCCTGCTCAGCCGGATTGGAGGTGATTGCATTCTGGAGTCCAACGGGGATACCCCGATTCTGACCAGAACGGGGAGCCGCATCGTGGTGGACGATAAGAAGCTGAAGGGAACCGCCAAATTTCCGTTCCACGCGCTGAAGCTCTCTTTTGTCGAGGGCGATTTGGAGAAAGTTTAA
- a CDS encoding serine hydrolase domain-containing protein produces MKKRLSRMLAGLLTLTLLVPSGVMAASGDPAASTKGLQEIAAEKAALLTEQYGTISVQYALIDNGEIKASGQSGMNDIEGKIPLTKDTMYGIGSTSKVFTTAAVMKLVEAGKINLDTPLVQYIPEFKMKDERYKKITPRMLLNHSSGLQGSSLGNAFLFEDNDTYAHDTLLEQLSTQTLKADPGAFSVYCNDGFTLAEILVERVSGKDFTAFIHEHFTKPLGMNHTKTSQDDLDLDQMAGLYYPTYPEQLPNETVNVIGTGGIYSTAEDLVKFGTIFTGEAKGILSEASLRAMEQEEYKRGLWPEDADNSFDFGLGWDSVRLYPFNDYGMKGLVKGGDTILYHASLIVLPEQDMAAAVLSSGGSSSTNQLLATQLLLHALKEKGTIKEFKPDKSFGKPVQAELPSDLLKYDGYYGASKQQIRVKLDPKGVLSLSVPQVPNYPEEKYIYTKDGAFIDEAGTIKASFVTEDNGRTYLWVRQYATVPELGQVAISQYLAEKLDENKLTADVEAAWSKRDGKTYYPLNEKYTSLAYFMMKPTMQIARNPELKGYVLDMAITDRDRATTKHNVPGTGSRDTLDIEFTKEKGVEYFNASGTLYMSEDGLKSLYKGKRSTVTIHSDGYAKWYTVPKGAAGKTLTVTLPAEGAFAVYDELGTVLNYSLVSGSNEVKLPENGTIVFAGAPGSVFGVQLK; encoded by the coding sequence TTGAAGAAACGACTTTCACGAATGTTGGCAGGCTTGCTCACGCTTACCCTGTTGGTTCCATCAGGCGTTATGGCTGCAAGCGGTGACCCGGCGGCCTCGACCAAAGGACTTCAGGAGATCGCTGCGGAGAAAGCGGCGCTTCTTACCGAGCAGTACGGTACGATCAGCGTCCAATATGCCCTAATCGACAACGGAGAGATTAAAGCATCGGGCCAGTCGGGCATGAACGATATAGAAGGAAAGATCCCGCTCACGAAGGATACGATGTACGGCATCGGTTCGACGAGCAAAGTGTTTACGACCGCTGCGGTGATGAAGCTGGTGGAGGCCGGAAAGATTAATCTTGATACGCCTTTGGTCCAGTACATACCCGAATTCAAAATGAAAGACGAGCGCTACAAGAAGATCACCCCGCGCATGCTGCTTAACCATTCCTCGGGCCTGCAGGGCTCCAGCCTTGGCAATGCCTTTTTGTTCGAGGATAACGACACCTACGCACACGATACGCTGCTTGAGCAGCTGTCCACCCAGACGTTAAAAGCAGATCCGGGCGCATTCTCCGTATATTGCAACGACGGCTTTACATTGGCCGAAATTTTGGTGGAGCGCGTCAGCGGCAAAGATTTTACCGCATTCATTCATGAGCATTTTACAAAGCCGCTGGGGATGAACCATACCAAGACGTCACAGGACGATCTGGATCTCGACCAAATGGCAGGCCTGTACTATCCGACGTATCCGGAGCAGCTGCCGAATGAGACGGTCAACGTGATCGGAACCGGGGGCATTTACTCCACGGCGGAAGATCTTGTTAAGTTCGGTACCATCTTCACCGGCGAAGCCAAGGGTATTCTTTCGGAAGCCTCCTTACGCGCGATGGAGCAGGAAGAGTACAAACGCGGCTTGTGGCCGGAGGATGCGGACAACTCGTTCGATTTCGGCCTTGGCTGGGACAGCGTGCGGCTGTATCCGTTTAACGACTACGGCATGAAGGGTCTGGTAAAGGGCGGCGATACGATCCTGTACCATGCTTCCCTCATCGTGCTTCCGGAGCAGGATATGGCTGCTGCTGTATTGTCATCCGGCGGCTCCAGCTCGACGAACCAGCTGCTGGCAACCCAGCTGCTGCTCCATGCTTTGAAGGAGAAGGGTACAATTAAAGAGTTCAAGCCCGACAAATCGTTCGGCAAGCCGGTGCAAGCCGAGCTTCCAAGCGACCTGCTGAAGTATGACGGATACTACGGTGCTTCCAAGCAGCAGATTCGTGTAAAGCTGGATCCAAAAGGCGTGCTCAGCCTCTCTGTTCCGCAAGTGCCGAATTATCCGGAAGAAAAATATATTTATACCAAGGATGGTGCCTTCATCGATGAGGCCGGCACGATTAAAGCCAGCTTCGTCACGGAAGACAACGGCCGAACCTATCTCTGGGTAAGACAATATGCCACCGTTCCGGAGCTCGGACAGGTAGCGATTTCCCAATATCTAGCCGAAAAGCTGGACGAGAACAAGCTGACCGCTGACGTCGAGGCGGCCTGGAGCAAGCGGGATGGCAAAACCTATTATCCGCTGAACGAAAAATACACGTCCCTCGCCTACTTCATGATGAAGCCGACCATGCAAATTGCCCGCAATCCTGAGCTTAAAGGTTATGTGCTCGACATGGCAATCACCGATCGCGACCGGGCAACGACCAAGCACAACGTTCCGGGTACGGGCAGCCGGGATACGCTGGACATCGAGTTCACCAAAGAAAAGGGTGTCGAGTATTTCAACGCTTCCGGAACGCTGTATATGAGCGAAGACGGCCTCAAATCCCTGTATAAGGGCAAGCGATCCACGGTGACCATTCATTCCGACGGATACGCCAAATGGTATACGGTTCCTAAAGGAGCGGCCGGCAAGACCCTTACCGTCACATTGCCTGCAGAAGGCGCATTTGCCGTCTATGACGAACTGGGAACGGTCCTGAACTACTCCCTTGTCAGCGGATCGAACGAAGTTAAGCTGCCGGAGAACGGCACGATCGTGTTTGCCGGTGCCCCGGGCTCGGTATTCGGCGTTCAGCTGAAGTAA
- a CDS encoding glycosyl hydrolase family 95 catalytic domain-containing protein, whose amino-acid sequence MNAGNLLTLRYPASWWRNMWREALPSGNGTIGASVFGGVQEETVLLNHEGLWHWGRKDPLPDVSSALPETRRLMDEGRHAEASWKLANALRERGYGTKLASRFPLAAIQLRMPGSRAFREYRRTLDMETGEVSVRWSDGASRYVRRLFVSRADSVVVYDIRLGEPVWEDCSPSGARAERAGDPGDGGGKLCTVSGEIGLILYPSERWGDSPEFKELADSLTIQAEGCYIRYAARNDDGEDFGAVLRIIGEDGRSHTGKEGTTIRFEAMRKALILVKVFVGGRREAKWKELEQELAALPDACEYERLLQRHAELHGPLFHSAALELSGASDDGRSGEELLLEAYEGQAPAALARKMWAYGRYLFISGTGAESGPFGLYGLWGGDYRLVWCHHMANENIQMMHWHANVGGLSELVKPLFRYYGSLMEDFRDNARKLYGCRGIYIPAGTTPGIGSPSQIVPVILNWTGAAGWLSRHFYEHFLYTGDTRFLQEETLPFMQEAWQFYADFATEGEDGFLKLYPSVSPENTPRNFMPEDGRQLAHPMPTTVNATMDIAILKELLTHLIEAGRAIGVPDMERAAYERMLAKIPPYRTNRDGALAEWLDPAFEDRYDHRHLSHIYPLFPGHEITRESSPELFSACENAVRLRRIEAQSGWSLAHMASIYARLGDGDHALECLDMLARSCLLPNLFTLHNDWRGMGICMDMPAAPVQLDANMGWVHAVQEMLLQVSPRMVRLLPALPRRWRRGRYAGWRFHTGQIAAEWDTDTGWLQAELHAERQTDTVVSLPEWTGACSFSGEGDVQPSEQGRRCFALRLRPGARLTFRCRPDR is encoded by the coding sequence ATGAATGCCGGGAATCTGCTGACTTTGCGATATCCGGCATCCTGGTGGCGCAATATGTGGCGAGAGGCGCTGCCATCCGGGAACGGCACGATCGGGGCCTCCGTCTTCGGCGGGGTTCAGGAAGAGACGGTGCTGCTGAACCATGAAGGGCTGTGGCATTGGGGACGGAAGGACCCGTTGCCGGATGTCAGTTCTGCACTGCCGGAAACGCGAAGATTAATGGATGAAGGGCGCCATGCCGAAGCCAGCTGGAAGCTGGCGAACGCATTGCGGGAGCGGGGGTACGGCACCAAGCTTGCCTCCCGGTTTCCGCTGGCGGCGATCCAGCTGCGGATGCCTGGAAGCCGGGCATTCCGGGAATACCGGCGTACGCTTGATATGGAGACAGGGGAGGTATCCGTCCGGTGGTCCGATGGTGCGTCCCGGTATGTCAGGCGGCTGTTTGTTTCCCGCGCGGATTCGGTTGTCGTTTACGACATCCGCCTCGGTGAGCCTGTATGGGAAGATTGCTCCCCTTCCGGTGCACGAGCCGAGCGAGCTGGCGATCCAGGGGATGGAGGAGGGAAGCTCTGCACCGTTTCCGGCGAGATTGGACTGATACTCTATCCGAGCGAGCGCTGGGGGGATTCCCCCGAGTTTAAGGAGCTGGCCGATTCGCTGACCATTCAAGCCGAAGGCTGCTATATCCGATATGCCGCCCGCAACGATGACGGGGAAGACTTCGGGGCCGTGCTGCGGATCATCGGCGAGGACGGGCGCTCCCATACCGGTAAGGAAGGGACGACGATCAGGTTTGAAGCCATGCGAAAGGCGCTGATTCTTGTTAAGGTGTTTGTCGGAGGGCGGCGCGAAGCGAAGTGGAAGGAGCTCGAGCAGGAGCTGGCTGCTCTTCCGGATGCATGTGAATACGAACGGCTCCTTCAGCGGCATGCCGAGCTGCATGGGCCGTTGTTCCATTCCGCTGCCCTGGAGCTGAGCGGAGCCTCCGATGACGGTCGCTCAGGCGAAGAGCTGCTGCTGGAGGCTTATGAAGGCCAGGCCCCAGCTGCGCTTGCCCGCAAAATGTGGGCGTATGGCCGGTATCTGTTCATCAGCGGGACAGGGGCGGAATCGGGTCCGTTCGGGTTATACGGCTTATGGGGCGGTGACTACCGTCTGGTCTGGTGCCATCACATGGCCAACGAAAACATACAGATGATGCACTGGCATGCCAATGTCGGCGGATTGTCCGAGCTGGTCAAGCCCTTATTCCGTTATTACGGCAGTCTGATGGAGGATTTCCGCGACAATGCCCGCAAGCTGTACGGCTGCAGAGGGATATACATTCCGGCAGGCACCACGCCAGGGATCGGCTCACCCAGTCAGATCGTGCCCGTCATCTTGAACTGGACGGGGGCTGCCGGGTGGCTGTCCCGGCATTTCTACGAGCACTTTCTGTACACGGGGGATACCCGGTTTCTTCAAGAGGAGACGCTGCCGTTTATGCAGGAGGCCTGGCAATTCTATGCCGATTTTGCGACGGAAGGCGAGGACGGCTTCCTCAAGCTGTATCCTTCGGTTTCACCGGAGAATACGCCGCGCAATTTTATGCCCGAAGACGGCAGACAGCTGGCTCACCCCATGCCGACGACGGTGAATGCAACGATGGACATAGCCATTCTGAAGGAATTGCTTACCCATCTCATCGAAGCGGGAAGAGCGATCGGCGTTCCGGATATGGAACGAGCCGCATACGAACGGATGCTGGCGAAAATTCCGCCCTATCGGACGAACCGTGACGGCGCCTTGGCGGAATGGCTGGATCCCGCCTTCGAGGATCGCTATGATCATCGGCATCTTTCGCATATCTACCCTCTGTTTCCCGGTCATGAAATTACCCGGGAATCGTCACCTGAGCTGTTCAGCGCCTGCGAGAACGCGGTGCGGCTGCGCCGCATCGAGGCGCAAAGCGGCTGGTCGCTGGCCCATATGGCTTCCATCTACGCCCGGCTTGGCGATGGGGATCATGCGCTGGAATGTCTGGATATGCTGGCGCGCTCCTGTCTGCTGCCAAATCTGTTTACGCTCCATAACGATTGGAGAGGCATGGGGATTTGCATGGATATGCCTGCTGCCCCTGTTCAGCTCGATGCGAATATGGGATGGGTTCATGCGGTGCAGGAAATGCTGCTGCAGGTATCGCCGCGCATGGTGAGGCTGCTCCCAGCCCTGCCTCGACGCTGGCGCAGGGGCCGGTATGCCGGTTGGAGATTCCATACGGGGCAGATTGCCGCCGAGTGGGACACCGATACCGGATGGCTGCAGGCCGAGCTTCACGCCGAGCGACAGACCGATACGGTCGTTTCCTTGCCGGAATGGACCGGAGCATGCTCATTCTCCGGAGAAGGGGATGTTCAGCCGTCGGAGCAGGGCCGCCGCTGCTTCGCCTTACGGCTGAGGCCTGGAGCACGGCTCACGTTCCGGTGCCGTCCCGATCGGTAA
- a CDS encoding glycoside hydrolase family 88/105 protein, giving the protein MTEATVTERMPVRIGDTILSACVDGYHPGIANKWGYVAGMALTALGRLGDWTGEQRYHEAVKRHMDVFIRDDGSIAGYTLEEYNLDHINKGKNLLRLWRTTGEARYRQAAELLASQLIGQPRTDEGGFWHKKIYPYQMWLDGLYMSSPFMAEYAAAFGEPEWFDEAARQLLLIERRTRNPETGLLHHAYDESREQRWCDKETGRSRHVWGRAMGWYAMALVDVLEFFPVRHPQRGQLMGIFERMANALVRVQDQASGLWYQVMDCNGRQGNYLEASGSCMLTYALAKGIRLKYLAEIDREVVERAYEGIKKRFVTVDGEGVHLHSICHGAGLGGRKYRDGSYAYYISEQVVSDSLMGVAPLLLASMEMERLAAEGEGGRPQ; this is encoded by the coding sequence TTGACAGAAGCAACAGTTACGGAACGGATGCCGGTCCGCATCGGCGACACGATCCTGTCCGCCTGCGTGGACGGGTATCACCCGGGCATCGCCAACAAGTGGGGATATGTGGCTGGAATGGCTCTAACCGCGCTTGGAAGGCTGGGCGATTGGACAGGTGAGCAGCGGTATCATGAGGCGGTTAAGCGCCACATGGATGTCTTTATCCGGGATGACGGCTCGATCGCAGGGTACACGCTTGAGGAATACAATCTGGATCATATCAACAAAGGCAAAAATCTGCTCCGCCTGTGGCGGACCACGGGGGAAGCCAGGTACCGCCAAGCCGCCGAGCTGCTTGCGTCCCAGCTGATCGGGCAGCCGCGGACGGATGAGGGCGGTTTTTGGCACAAAAAGATTTATCCGTATCAGATGTGGCTGGACGGTCTTTATATGTCCTCTCCGTTCATGGCGGAGTATGCGGCTGCGTTCGGGGAGCCGGAATGGTTTGACGAGGCAGCACGGCAGCTGCTGCTTATCGAGCGGAGGACGCGCAATCCAGAGACGGGGCTGCTGCATCATGCCTATGACGAGAGCCGGGAGCAGCGCTGGTGCGATAAGGAGACCGGGCGCTCACGGCACGTCTGGGGACGCGCCATGGGGTGGTATGCCATGGCGCTTGTGGATGTCCTGGAGTTCTTCCCGGTCCGGCATCCGCAGCGCGGGCAGCTGATGGGCATTTTCGAGCGGATGGCCAATGCCCTTGTACGGGTTCAGGATCAGGCAAGCGGTTTGTGGTATCAGGTCATGGACTGCAACGGCCGGCAGGGCAACTATCTGGAAGCTTCCGGTTCCTGCATGCTGACCTACGCTTTGGCGAAGGGCATTCGCCTCAAGTATTTGGCCGAAATCGACCGGGAGGTCGTGGAACGCGCCTATGAAGGCATTAAGAAGCGCTTCGTTACCGTGGACGGGGAGGGTGTCCATCTTCACAGCATTTGCCACGGCGCAGGACTTGGCGGGCGCAAATACCGTGACGGCTCGTATGCGTACTATATCAGCGAGCAGGTTGTCAGCGACTCGTTAATGGGCGTCGCTCCGCTCCTGCTGGCCAGCATGGAAATGGAGAGACTGGCGGCGGAAGGGGAAGGCGGTCGCCCTCAATGA